The Oxalobacteraceae bacterium OTU3CINTB1 genome includes a window with the following:
- a CDS encoding ABC transporter ATP-binding protein, whose amino-acid sequence MLRMQNLSKVYRTHMIETHALRGFEINVKQGEFVTVTGPSGSGKTSFLNIAGLLEEFTDGEYILDGINVKGMDDNARSRLRNEKLGFIFQGFNLIPDLSLFDNVDVPLRYRGFNAAERKERIEDALAKVGLASRMKHYPAELSGGQQQRVAIARALAGSPKLLLADEPTGNLDTQMARGVMELLEEINAQGTTILMVTHDPELAVRSQRNVHIIDGQVSDLVRKAPSLFDANSNAKASADGKSHVA is encoded by the coding sequence ATGCTGCGCATGCAAAACCTGAGCAAAGTCTATCGCACCCACATGATCGAAACCCACGCGCTGCGCGGCTTCGAGATCAACGTCAAGCAGGGTGAATTCGTCACCGTCACCGGTCCGTCCGGTTCCGGCAAAACCAGCTTCCTCAACATCGCCGGCCTGCTGGAGGAATTCACCGACGGCGAGTACATCCTCGACGGCATCAACGTCAAGGGCATGGACGACAACGCCCGCTCTCGCCTGCGCAACGAGAAACTGGGCTTCATCTTCCAGGGCTTCAACCTGATACCGGACCTGTCGTTGTTCGACAACGTCGACGTGCCGCTGCGCTATCGGGGCTTCAACGCGGCCGAACGCAAGGAACGTATCGAGGACGCGCTGGCCAAGGTCGGCCTGGCCTCGCGCATGAAGCACTATCCGGCCGAACTGTCCGGCGGCCAGCAACAGCGCGTGGCGATCGCGCGCGCGCTGGCCGGCTCGCCCAAGCTGCTGCTGGCCGATGAACCGACCGGCAACCTCGATACGCAGATGGCGCGCGGCGTGATGGAACTGCTGGAGGAGATCAACGCCCAGGGCACCACCATCCTGATGGTCACCCACGATCCGGAGCTGGCGGTGCGCTCGCAGCGCAATGTCCACATCATCGACGGCCAGGTGTCGGACCTGGTGCGCAAGGCGCCGTCTTTGTTTGATGCCAACTCCAATGCCAAGGCCAGCGCCGACGGCAAATCGCATGTCGCCTAA
- a CDS encoding ABC transporter permease produces MFQYYFMLGLRSLRRNPALTALMVLTLAVGVAASIATLTILHVMSGDPIPSKSDRLFVPLIDNGQLEGWSPGDEPNDKQISYRDAMNLLGSKAGERRTAIYGIAAAIEPARKDIGVFTARGIAPTADFFNMFEAPFLHGQGWSPADDKAGADVVVLSRKLSEKLYGDADPVGQRMTISGFQYQIVGVLNTWDVIPRFHRVIGGNDGAFSEEEELYIPIATAVRHEMQQNGNTSCSTDFGPGFQAFLGSECTWIQFWFETRTAGDRAELQSFLDSYAIEQRKLGRLKRNAPNMLYDVREWLDYLKVVGNDNKLSAWLAFGFLVLCLVNTIGLLLAKFSVRAAEVGIRRALGASRREIFHQFLIETTVVGLAGGALGLLLAFGALALIAMQSKALTLVAHMDWVMLLTTFALAVLSAVLAGLLPTWRACQVTPALQLKSQ; encoded by the coding sequence ATGTTCCAATACTACTTCATGCTCGGCCTACGCAGCCTGCGCCGCAATCCGGCGCTGACCGCGCTGATGGTGCTCACTTTGGCCGTCGGCGTGGCCGCCAGCATCGCCACCCTGACCATCCTGCACGTGATGTCGGGCGATCCTATCCCCAGCAAGAGCGACCGCCTGTTCGTGCCGCTGATCGACAACGGCCAGCTGGAAGGCTGGTCGCCCGGCGATGAGCCCAACGACAAGCAAATCAGCTACCGCGACGCCATGAACCTGCTGGGCAGCAAAGCCGGTGAGCGCCGCACGGCGATCTACGGCATCGCCGCCGCGATCGAGCCGGCGCGCAAGGACATCGGCGTCTTCACCGCGCGCGGCATCGCCCCCACCGCCGATTTCTTCAACATGTTCGAGGCGCCCTTCCTGCACGGCCAGGGCTGGAGCCCGGCAGACGACAAGGCCGGCGCCGATGTCGTCGTGTTGAGCCGCAAGCTGTCCGAAAAACTGTACGGCGACGCCGATCCGGTCGGCCAGCGCATGACCATCTCCGGTTTCCAATACCAGATCGTCGGCGTGCTCAATACCTGGGACGTCATCCCGCGCTTCCACCGCGTCATCGGCGGCAACGACGGCGCTTTCAGCGAGGAGGAGGAGCTGTACATCCCGATCGCCACGGCGGTGCGCCACGAGATGCAACAAAACGGCAACACCAGCTGCAGCACCGACTTCGGCCCCGGCTTCCAGGCCTTCCTCGGCTCCGAATGCACGTGGATCCAGTTCTGGTTCGAGACGCGCACCGCCGGCGACCGCGCCGAGCTGCAAAGCTTCCTGGACAGCTACGCCATCGAACAGCGCAAGCTGGGACGGCTCAAGCGCAACGCCCCCAATATGCTGTACGACGTGCGCGAATGGCTCGATTACCTGAAGGTGGTCGGCAACGACAACAAGCTGTCGGCCTGGCTGGCGTTCGGCTTCCTGGTGCTCTGCCTGGTCAATACCATCGGCCTGCTGCTGGCGAAGTTCTCGGTGCGCGCCGCCGAAGTAGGCATCCGCCGCGCGCTGGGCGCCTCGCGCCGCGAGATCTTCCACCAATTCCTCATCGAGACCACCGTGGTCGGCCTGGCCGGCGGCGCGCTTGGCCTGCTGCTGGCGTTCGGCGCGCTGGCGCTGATCGCCATGCAGTCGAAGGCGCTGACACTGGTCGCCCACATGGACTGGGTCATGCTGCTGACAACCTTCGCGCTGGCGGTGCTGTCGGCCGTGCTGGCCGGCTTGCTGCCGACCTGGCGCGCCTGCCAGGTTACGCCGGCGCTGCAACTCAAATCCCAATAA
- a CDS encoding TonB-dependent receptor encodes MTRALTVAPRFKRTLLASAILLLVAGPGLAQTQAAADEQLAKEQQVVVLGSRTVAKTALDTSSPVGLIGLKDIQTAGPLELGKLLQTLDPSFNFSSTFVSDGTDSIRPATLRSLGPDQVLVLINGKRRHQQALVNVQQTVGRGSAGTDINAIPLAAIQRIEVLRDGAAAQYGSDAIAGVINIVLKTQTNETSLSGTVGTTSEGDGDLYSGSANTGFALGQDGGFLNLTVEARKRGETNRAGPDSLRANPPRVTQHLGDSNTRDTYFWWNGAIPIDKGSEFYAFGGLSKRKSDSFGFFRSAGDDRTVQAVYPNGFLPAIHTDIKDASFAFGYRRDLSNDWKADISINHGASELAFHESDSLNTSYWYEPKPGGGIYAESPREADTGTLKFDQTTINADIKGPVTIGGASVFLATGFEYRRDNYQIVAGDPVSYQYGRTNNPAIGITTPSGATAAAGIQGFPGYTPATAVDSGRHNIALFLDAEHKPLENLTLAGAVRFEKYSDFGNTTTGKLSARYDPSKTVGFRGSVSSGFRAPSVQQRFYSSVSTNLNNGVLTETLTAREGSSVTQAFGIAPLKEETSTSGSVGMVLRPAKNMSLTVDAYQIKIKDRIVFSSEIAPEAGGGPITNILRPLGVGQAQFFTNAVDTRTRGLDIVAEHTTRFAASSLVLSGQLGFNKTEVSKRHSTSTVLTGEQLFDQAQVTLIERGQPRKHHVVAADYTAGAWNVNTRANYYGEVQAQSFSPLHTWDAKWLVDASVRYGFTKRTFLSVGVNNMFNELPSEWTNGGDFPKLGFTRCWETCPIGVNGRSMYIRMDTAF; translated from the coding sequence ATGACAAGAGCACTGACAGTAGCACCCCGGTTCAAGCGCACGCTGCTCGCCAGCGCCATCCTGCTGCTGGTGGCCGGTCCGGGCCTGGCGCAAACCCAGGCCGCCGCCGACGAGCAGCTGGCTAAGGAGCAGCAAGTCGTCGTCCTCGGTTCGCGCACGGTCGCCAAGACGGCGCTCGACACCTCGTCGCCGGTCGGCCTGATCGGCCTGAAGGACATCCAGACGGCCGGTCCGCTGGAACTGGGCAAACTGCTGCAAACGCTGGACCCGTCGTTCAACTTCTCGAGCACTTTTGTGAGCGACGGCACCGACAGCATCCGTCCGGCCACCCTGCGCTCGCTCGGCCCCGACCAGGTGCTGGTGCTCATTAACGGCAAGCGGCGCCACCAGCAGGCGCTGGTCAACGTCCAGCAAACCGTCGGACGCGGCTCGGCCGGCACCGACATCAACGCCATTCCGCTGGCGGCGATCCAGCGCATCGAGGTGCTGCGCGACGGCGCCGCCGCCCAATACGGCTCGGACGCCATCGCCGGCGTGATCAACATCGTGCTCAAGACGCAGACCAACGAGACCTCGCTGAGCGGCACCGTCGGCACCACCTCCGAAGGCGACGGCGACCTGTACTCCGGCAGCGCCAACACCGGCTTCGCGCTGGGCCAGGACGGCGGCTTCCTGAACCTGACCGTCGAGGCGCGCAAGCGCGGCGAAACCAACCGCGCCGGCCCCGACTCGCTGCGCGCGAACCCGCCGCGCGTGACCCAGCACCTGGGCGACAGTAACACCCGCGACACCTACTTCTGGTGGAACGGCGCCATCCCGATCGACAAGGGCAGCGAGTTCTATGCCTTCGGCGGCCTGTCCAAGCGCAAGAGCGACTCGTTCGGCTTCTTCCGCTCGGCCGGCGACGACCGCACCGTGCAAGCTGTCTATCCGAACGGCTTCCTGCCGGCGATCCACACCGACATCAAGGACGCCTCGTTCGCCTTCGGTTATCGCCGCGACCTGTCCAACGACTGGAAGGCCGACATCAGCATCAACCACGGCGCCAGCGAACTGGCGTTCCACGAATCCGATAGCCTGAACACCAGCTACTGGTACGAGCCGAAACCGGGCGGCGGCATCTACGCCGAATCGCCGCGCGAGGCCGACACCGGCACCTTGAAATTCGACCAGACCACGATCAACGCCGACATCAAGGGCCCGGTCACAATTGGCGGCGCCAGCGTGTTCCTCGCCACCGGCTTCGAATACCGCCGCGACAACTACCAGATCGTCGCCGGCGATCCGGTCTCCTACCAGTACGGCCGCACCAACAACCCGGCCATCGGCATCACCACGCCGAGCGGCGCGACGGCGGCGGCGGGCATCCAAGGCTTCCCCGGCTACACGCCGGCCACCGCCGTCGATTCGGGCCGCCACAACATCGCGCTGTTCCTCGACGCCGAGCACAAGCCGCTGGAAAACCTGACCCTGGCCGGCGCCGTGCGCTTTGAAAAGTACTCGGACTTCGGCAACACCACCACCGGTAAGCTCAGCGCCCGCTACGACCCGTCCAAGACGGTCGGCTTCCGCGGCAGCGTTTCGAGCGGCTTCCGCGCGCCCAGCGTGCAGCAGCGCTTCTACAGCTCCGTGTCGACCAACCTGAATAACGGCGTGCTGACCGAAACGCTGACCGCGCGCGAAGGCAGCTCGGTCACGCAGGCCTTCGGCATCGCCCCGCTGAAAGAGGAAACCTCGACCAGCGGCAGCGTCGGCATGGTGCTGCGCCCGGCCAAGAACATGTCGCTGACGGTCGATGCGTACCAGATCAAGATCAAGGACCGCATCGTCTTCTCCAGCGAAATCGCGCCGGAGGCCGGCGGCGGCCCGATCACCAACATCCTGCGTCCGCTGGGCGTGGGCCAGGCGCAGTTCTTCACCAACGCGGTCGACACCCGCACCCGTGGCCTGGATATCGTCGCCGAGCACACCACCCGCTTCGCGGCGTCGTCGCTGGTGCTGTCGGGCCAACTGGGCTTCAACAAGACGGAGGTGAGCAAGCGCCATTCGACATCGACGGTGCTGACCGGCGAACAGCTGTTCGACCAGGCGCAGGTGACCCTGATCGAACGCGGCCAGCCGCGCAAGCACCACGTGGTGGCGGCCGACTACACGGCCGGCGCGTGGAACGTCAACACCCGCGCCAACTACTATGGCGAAGTGCAGGCGCAAAGCTTCAGCCCCCTGCACACGTGGGACGCGAAATGGCTGGTCGACGCATCGGTGCGCTATGGCTTCACCAAGCGCACCTTCCTCAGCGTCGGCGTGAACAACATGTTCAACGAGCTGCCGTCGGAATGGACCAACGGCGGCGACTTCCCGAAACTGGGCTTCACCCGCTGCTGGGAAACCTGCCCGATCGGCGTGAACGGCCGCTCGATGTACATCCGCATGGATACCGCGTTTTAA
- a CDS encoding sigma-54 dependent transcriptional regulator encodes MPTVLIIDDNAAVAIALEVLFSLHDIDAVRAASPEAGLALLARQPVDLVIQDMNFSADTTSGEEGTALFRAIRERHPDLPVILLTAWTHLDAAVDLVKAGAADYLAKPWDDNRLIATVNNLIELGVTKRALHQRLQTELRQRRELERGYDLCGMVWQDPATERVVHLACQVARADVPVLISGPNGTGKECIANIIQANSSVRDGPFVVLNCGALPAELIEAELFGAEAGAYTGASKAREGKFEAADGGTLFLDEIGNLPLAGQMKLLRVLETGRFERLGSNRERQVKVRVVSATNADLQAMIKAGSFREDLFYRLNVIELRLPPLSGRPADILPLARHFLGAHQNLQLHPSAQAALLAHPWPGNVRELKNVMARAGLLAQGDTIKVGDLGLPAAAATAMEEGVREPDRDAIGLALSRAGGVVAQAAAELGLSRQALYRRMERLGIARS; translated from the coding sequence ATGCCTACCGTTCTAATCATCGACGACAACGCCGCCGTCGCCATCGCCCTCGAAGTGCTGTTCTCGCTGCACGACATCGACGCGGTGCGCGCCGCCTCGCCCGAAGCCGGCCTGGCGCTGCTGGCGCGCCAGCCGGTCGACCTGGTGATCCAGGACATGAACTTCAGCGCCGACACCACCTCCGGCGAGGAAGGCACGGCGCTGTTCCGCGCCATCCGCGAGCGCCACCCCGACCTGCCGGTGATCCTGCTGACCGCCTGGACCCATCTGGACGCGGCGGTCGACCTGGTCAAGGCCGGCGCCGCCGACTACCTGGCCAAGCCGTGGGACGACAACCGCCTGATCGCCACCGTCAACAACCTGATCGAACTCGGTGTGACCAAGCGCGCGCTGCACCAGCGGCTGCAAACGGAGCTGCGCCAGCGGCGCGAGCTCGAACGCGGCTACGACTTGTGCGGCATGGTGTGGCAGGACCCGGCCACCGAGCGCGTGGTGCACCTGGCCTGCCAAGTCGCGCGCGCGGACGTGCCGGTGCTGATCTCCGGCCCGAACGGCACCGGCAAGGAATGCATCGCCAACATCATCCAGGCCAATTCCTCGGTGCGCGACGGCCCGTTCGTGGTGCTCAACTGCGGCGCGCTGCCGGCCGAATTGATCGAGGCCGAGTTGTTCGGCGCCGAAGCGGGCGCCTACACCGGCGCCTCCAAGGCGCGCGAGGGCAAGTTCGAGGCGGCCGACGGCGGCACCCTGTTCCTCGACGAAATCGGCAACCTGCCGCTGGCCGGACAAATGAAGCTGCTGCGGGTGCTGGAGACGGGCCGCTTCGAGCGCCTCGGCTCCAACCGCGAACGCCAGGTCAAGGTGCGCGTGGTCAGCGCCACCAACGCCGACCTGCAGGCGATGATCAAGGCCGGCAGCTTCCGCGAGGACCTGTTCTACCGCCTCAACGTGATCGAGCTGCGGCTGCCGCCGCTGTCCGGACGTCCGGCCGACATCCTGCCGCTGGCGCGCCATTTCCTCGGCGCGCACCAGAACCTGCAATTGCATCCCTCCGCGCAGGCGGCGCTGCTGGCCCACCCGTGGCCGGGCAATGTGCGCGAACTGAAAAACGTCATGGCGCGCGCCGGCCTGCTGGCCCAGGGCGACACCATCAAGGTCGGCGACCTCGGTCTGCCGGCGGCCGCCGCGACGGCGATGGAGGAAGGCGTGCGGGAGCCGGACCGCGACGCCATCGGCCTGGCCCTGAGCCGCGCCGGCGGCGTGGTGGCGCAGGCGGCGGCGGAACTGGGCCTGTCGCGCCAGGCGCTGTACCGCCGCATGGAACGGCTGGGCATCGCCCGCTCCTGA
- a CDS encoding ATP-binding protein: MPHKGLRLSLLTRWTALIGTLLTVGILIALALTRFFPDNPGVVLAVCLLCVLPISIITIRSQLESMLSLFRALTGTVASYRDGDFSFSLHWPQNDELSDLVAAHNALGDVLRQQRLDLVQRELLLDTMVQNTPVAMLLVSESGPVVYANIAARQLLNEGRKLEGHRLGDVLAKASPALVEAMARGGDGLFTTKDGGKVDDIDGEEVYHLARRSFNLNGRRHELLLLRQLTMELRRQEVQTWKKVIRVISHELNNSLAPLTSLAHSGAELVRRGQTERLPQILETIEERTRHLESFILGYARFAKLPAPRLEPQHWPAFLARLSQQVEFTLAGEPLAEACAFDAAQLEQALLNLLKNAHESGSPSGQVSLEVRRLHEAVRIDVLDRGPGMSDTVLTNALVPFYSTKRSGTGLGLALAREIAEAHGGRITLANRDGGGLAVTIILPLAC, from the coding sequence ATGCCCCACAAAGGCCTGCGCCTTTCTTTGCTCACGCGCTGGACGGCGCTGATCGGCACCCTGCTCACCGTCGGCATCCTGATCGCGCTGGCCCTGACCCGCTTCTTCCCCGACAATCCAGGCGTGGTGCTGGCGGTGTGCCTGCTATGCGTGCTGCCGATCTCCATCATCACCATCCGCTCGCAGCTCGAATCCATGCTCTCGCTGTTCCGCGCGCTGACCGGCACCGTCGCCAGCTACCGCGACGGCGACTTTTCCTTCAGCCTGCACTGGCCGCAGAACGATGAACTGAGCGACCTGGTGGCCGCCCACAACGCGCTTGGCGACGTGCTGCGCCAACAGCGGCTCGACCTGGTCCAACGCGAACTGCTGCTCGACACCATGGTGCAGAACACGCCGGTGGCGATGCTGTTGGTGAGCGAATCCGGCCCGGTGGTGTATGCCAACATCGCCGCGCGCCAGCTGCTCAACGAGGGCCGCAAGCTCGAAGGCCACCGCCTCGGCGACGTGCTGGCGAAGGCCTCGCCGGCGCTGGTGGAGGCGATGGCGCGCGGCGGCGACGGCCTGTTCACCACCAAGGACGGCGGCAAGGTGGACGATATCGACGGCGAAGAGGTGTATCACCTGGCGCGCCGCAGCTTCAACCTGAATGGACGGCGCCACGAACTGCTGCTGCTGCGCCAACTGACGATGGAGCTGCGCCGGCAGGAAGTGCAGACATGGAAAAAGGTCATCCGCGTGATCAGCCACGAATTAAACAATTCGCTTGCGCCTCTGACCTCGCTGGCCCATTCGGGCGCGGAGCTGGTGCGGCGCGGCCAGACCGAGCGTCTGCCGCAAATCCTGGAAACCATCGAGGAGCGCACCCGCCACCTGGAGAGCTTCATCCTCGGCTACGCGCGCTTTGCCAAACTGCCGGCGCCCCGGCTCGAACCGCAGCATTGGCCGGCGTTCCTGGCGCGGCTGTCGCAGCAGGTGGAGTTCACGCTGGCCGGCGAGCCGCTGGCCGAAGCCTGCGCCTTCGACGCGGCGCAACTGGAGCAGGCGTTGCTCAATCTTTTGAAGAACGCCCACGAATCGGGCTCGCCTTCCGGCCAGGTCAGCCTGGAGGTGCGGCGCCTGCACGAGGCGGTGCGCATCGACGTGCTGGATCGGGGGCCCGGCATGAGCGACACCGTGCTGACCAACGCGCTGGTGCCGTTCTACTCCACCAAGCGTAGCGGCACCGGCCTTGGCCTGGCGCTGGCGCGCGAGATCGCCGAGGCCCACGGCGGGCGCATCACGCTGGCCAACCGCGACGGCGGCGGGCTGGCGGTGACCATCATCCTGCCGCTGGCCTGTTAG
- a CDS encoding FtsX-like permease family protein, translating to MEIRPILSALLRNKTGPILVAVQVALSLAILANALHIVQVRQAVSARPSGVANEPDVFALQVRHLKVGGHEDQLAVQRAEAATLRAVPGVMSVAGANQVPLSRSGNYSSLSTDRKQTKSTASTTNYFTPDSLIKTWGLKLVEGRDFVPGDVLEIDETISNEFPKTAIVTRALAEKLWPGQSRFVGKTLYYGVGNDSRGLQVLGVVERLQTPNAEIKEGGEFSTLLPLRRTGGSDANNFTLRAEPGQIDRVVKEAEAAVRAASATPVIVRVKTMTEMRTARYRADNALAWMLVAVSVLLLLITASGIVGMASLWVTQRRKQIGVRRALGARRIDILRYFVTENVMITSAGVAAGVLLALSLNQLLVSKLEMARLPAGYLLAGAGVFLALGVAAVYGPAWRAATISPATATRSA from the coding sequence ATGGAAATCCGCCCCATCCTCTCCGCGCTGTTGCGCAACAAGACCGGCCCGATCCTGGTGGCCGTGCAGGTCGCGCTCAGCCTCGCCATCCTGGCCAACGCGCTGCACATCGTGCAGGTGCGCCAAGCCGTGTCGGCGCGCCCCAGCGGCGTCGCCAACGAACCGGACGTGTTTGCCCTGCAGGTCCGCCACCTGAAAGTCGGAGGCCACGAGGACCAACTTGCCGTGCAGCGCGCCGAGGCGGCCACCTTGCGCGCCGTCCCCGGCGTAATGTCGGTGGCTGGCGCCAACCAGGTGCCGCTGTCCCGTTCAGGCAATTACAGCAGCCTGTCGACAGACCGCAAACAGACCAAGAGCACGGCGTCGACCACCAACTACTTCACCCCCGATTCGCTGATCAAGACCTGGGGACTGAAACTGGTCGAGGGACGCGACTTCGTACCCGGCGACGTGCTGGAGATCGACGAGACCATCAGCAACGAGTTCCCCAAAACCGCCATTGTCACCCGCGCGCTGGCCGAAAAACTGTGGCCGGGCCAGAGCCGCTTTGTCGGCAAGACCCTTTATTACGGCGTTGGCAACGACTCGCGCGGGCTGCAAGTTCTCGGCGTCGTCGAGCGGCTGCAAACGCCGAACGCGGAGATCAAGGAGGGCGGGGAATTCTCGACGCTGCTGCCGCTGCGCCGCACCGGCGGCAGCGATGCCAACAACTTCACGCTGCGCGCCGAACCGGGACAGATCGATCGCGTCGTCAAGGAGGCCGAGGCGGCCGTGCGGGCCGCCTCGGCGACCCCGGTCATCGTGCGCGTCAAAACCATGACCGAAATGCGCACCGCCCGCTACCGCGCCGATAACGCGCTGGCGTGGATGCTGGTGGCCGTCAGCGTGCTGCTGCTGTTGATCACCGCCAGCGGCATCGTCGGCATGGCCAGCCTGTGGGTGACGCAGCGGCGCAAGCAGATCGGCGTGCGGCGCGCCCTTGGCGCCCGCCGTATCGACATCCTGCGCTACTTCGTCACGGAGAACGTCATGATCACCAGCGCCGGCGTGGCCGCCGGCGTGCTGCTGGCCCTGAGCCTGAACCAGCTATTGGTGAGCAAACTGGAAATGGCGCGCCTGCCGGCCGGCTACCTGCTGGCCGGCGCCGGCGTGTTCCTGGCGCTGGGCGTGGCGGCGGTGTACGGGCCGGCGTGGCGCGCCGCCACCATCTCGCCGGCGACGGCGACCCGCAGCGCGTGA
- a CDS encoding methyltransferase domain-containing protein: MSSKSAPKSAPGAIRFDQPGHPPATITEFEGVRSLHLGTSWVQGAMRLSKPDNIELEYVQMMMMWLLFNDNPRHIVQLGLGSAALTKFCHRRLPQARVTAVELNPNVIAICNAQFGLPSNDERLNVIEMNAMDFVLDPANHGTVDVLQVDLYDEEARGPVLDSPEFYQACHDCLRDGGIMTTNVFGDFSNYDKNLQTMEQVFDAVVWLPEVHDANIVVIAFKESPVIDFAVLYERAGAIKKTLNLPAKSWVNGLKGWMLDQQ; encoded by the coding sequence ATGTCTTCCAAGTCCGCCCCAAAATCCGCCCCCGGCGCGATCCGCTTCGACCAGCCCGGCCATCCGCCGGCCACCATCACCGAATTCGAAGGCGTGCGCAGCCTGCACCTGGGCACTTCGTGGGTGCAGGGCGCGATGCGCCTGTCCAAGCCGGACAACATCGAGCTCGAATACGTACAAATGATGATGATGTGGCTACTGTTCAACGACAACCCGCGCCACATCGTCCAACTGGGATTGGGCAGCGCGGCGCTGACGAAATTCTGCCACCGCCGCCTGCCGCAGGCGCGCGTGACGGCCGTCGAACTCAATCCCAACGTCATCGCCATCTGCAACGCGCAATTCGGCCTGCCGTCGAACGACGAGCGCCTGAACGTGATCGAAATGAACGCGATGGATTTCGTGCTCGACCCGGCCAACCATGGCACGGTCGACGTGCTGCAGGTGGACCTGTACGACGAGGAGGCGCGCGGCCCGGTGCTCGACTCGCCCGAGTTCTACCAGGCCTGCCATGACTGCCTGCGTGACGGCGGCATCATGACCACCAACGTCTTCGGCGACTTTTCCAACTACGACAAGAATTTGCAGACGATGGAGCAGGTGTTCGACGCCGTGGTCTGGCTGCCAGAGGTCCATGACGCCAACATCGTGGTGATCGCGTTCAAGGAATCGCCGGTGATCGATTTCGCGGTGCTGTACGAGCGCGCCGGCGCCATCAAAAAAACGCTGAACCTGCCGGCCAAATCGTGGGTCAACGGTCTCAAAGGATGGATGCTGGACCAGCAGTAA